In one window of Sphaerodactylus townsendi isolate TG3544 unplaced genomic scaffold, MPM_Stown_v2.3 scaffold_944, whole genome shotgun sequence DNA:
- the LOC125425609 gene encoding testis-specific Y-encoded-like protein 1: MSGDGGDWDPPASKQQRLDSACQSQKETEAAQALADMTAWGRGRRENAAGRQGAPETAAAGSLETAAGRQGAPEATSWGSLETAARQGAPGTTAAADHPSPPGRADGKAEQPGDGEGGKEGELETAARRSKGGLETTKAEEDEEAAGDHREGRRKRKEARERRRAAERAAAAVAAAEDECSIISVGEDEDEEDGGGRGAPTPPPKMEQYLEELEAVQLELEAVNQQASRAFTHLKAKFGHMRRPHLERRNRIVQNIPGFWVTAVSSCCERGRKGYQ, translated from the coding sequence ATGAGTGGGGACGGCGGGGACTGGGACCCCCCGGCCTCCAAGCAGCAGCGCCTCGACTCGGCCTGTCAGTCGCAGAAAGAGACCGAGGCTGCCCAGGCGCTGGCGGACATGACGGCTTGGGGCCGCGGGCGCCGCGAAAACGCCGCCGGGCGGCAGGGGGCGCCCGAAACCGCCGCCGCGGGGAGCCTGGAAACCGCCGCCGGGCGACAGGGGGCGCCCGAAGCCACCTCCTGGGGGAGCCTGGAAACCGCCGCCCGGCAGGGGGCGCCCGGAACCACCGCCGCAGCTGACCACCCGAGCCCACCCGGGCGGGCCGACGGGAAAGCAGAGCAGCCGGGGGACGGCGAGGGCGGGAAAGAAGGGGAACTAGAAACCGCCGCCCGCCGCTCTAAGGGGGGCCTGGAAACCACCAAAgcggaggaggacgaggaggcaGCGGGGGATCAccgggagggcaggaggaagaggaaggaggccaGGGAGCGGCGGAGGGCGGCCGagcgggctgctgctgctgttgctgctgcggAGGACGAGTGCTCCATCATCTCGGTGGGTGAAGACGAAGATGAAGAGGATGGGGGAGGCCGGGGGGCGCCCACGCCACCCCCCAAGATGGAGCAGTACCTGGAAGAGCTGGAGGCCGTGCAGCTGGAGCTGGAGGCGGTCAACCAACAGGCCAGCCGGGCCTTCACCCACCTCAAGGCCAAGTTTGGCCACATGCGGCGGCCCCACCTGGAGCGCCGCAACCGCATAGTCCAGAACATCCCTGGCTTCTGGGTCACCGCCGTATCCTCCtgctgtgagaggggaaggaaggggtacCAATAA